The Arachis duranensis cultivar V14167 chromosome 9, aradu.V14167.gnm2.J7QH, whole genome shotgun sequence genomic sequence CTTTCATGAGTTCTCTGATTCATTTGCAGAGGCCTGAGGTAGCTTTGTTGTTCTACTGCGAGATGCGTAGGTCTTGTGTTTCGATCAACGTATACACTGTTAACATGGTTATATGTGCTTATTGCAAGTTAGGGGAGTTGCAGAAGGGTTTTGAGGTGTTGGAGAAGATGAGGGACATGGGTTTGAGTCCAAATGTTGTGTCGTTTAATGCATTGATTTCAGGGTATTGTAATAAGGGTATGGTTAGTTTGGCATTGAAGGTTAAGTCCTTGATGGAGCATAATGGGGTGCAACCAAATGTGGTTACTTTTAACACCATCATCAATGGGTTCTGCAAGGAGAGGAAGTTGCATGAGGCTAACAAGGTTTTCAATGAGATGAAGGGTTGCAATGTGGCTGCTAATATTGTGACATACAATACTTTGATCAATGGGTATAGTTCAGTTGGGAACAGCGAAATGGGGACAAGGCTTTATGAGGAGATGAGGAGGGATGGGATTAAGGCTGATATACTGACTTATAATGCATTGATTTTGGGATTGTGTAAGGAGGGGAAAACGAAAAAGGCTGCGTATCTGGTTAAGGAACTTGATAAGGAGAACTTGGTCCCGAATGCGTCAACCTTTTCAGCACTGATCACCGGGCAGTGTGCGAGAAAGAACTCTGAGCGTGCCTTTCTTATTTATAGGAGCATGATAAGGAGTGGTTGTAATCCGAATGAGCATACGTTCAAGATGTTGATGTCTGCTTTCTTGCATAATGAAGACTTTGATGGTGCTGTGCAGGTCTTGAGGGACATGTTGGGCAGGTCGATGGCTCCTGATTCTCTTGTCTTGTCTGAGCTCTGTGGTGGACTTTGTAGGTGTGGGAGAAATCAATTGGCATCCACACTATGTAGTGAGATGGAAAATAAGCATCTATTGCCGGAAGGTTTTGACAAAGGACAGATAACCATTGATCATCCAGAGAATGAGACAAAGAACTGAACTTATCAGGTTTCTTTCCCATATGTAGTTTTCAACTATTGAAGCTGTCCAACATACATAACTTATTGGATGTGCATATCTTATTCCGAACATGAGAAAGTTCACTGTAGATAAGGTTCAATCAAACCAATATAAAAGATAACTATATCGAAATTGAGCTATATATTTTTGCTCCAATTGAGTGGTGGCACTCTTCATATTTCCTTAAGAGTGAGAAGCATACTTGTTACTTCTAATAATAGGAATTTCAGTGTCTCTCATAAGTTGCGGTAGTGTAGAACAAAATAATGCAGATTTGTGGCTCCCCAATcagcctcttcttcttcacttttGTCTTTTGCTGCTTGCTTTAACCTTCTTCTAGCTTTTATCTGTTTTAGCTTATCATTATATTGTTATTCATTTTTGCTGGAGGTTCGAAACATAATATGTGAATAGGGTAAAAGGCCTTTGTACTATGGACAGGCACAAGCAGAGGATGAGATAGGGCTATTGCATAAGAACATTGTTCCTTGGCAGCCATGAGACCTACATTTGCTGCTATGTTGACGAATGATTTAACAATGGGCATGTTGAACATGATGAGTTGATACTCACATATATGATCTGTCAATTATCTATCACATGAATGGATGTGGAATAGTCTTCATGCTGCTGATGACAAATAAAGAAAGAAGTACTGCAAATTTTGGTAAGCAATAATCAAGAATGAGGCTGCTAGAATCTTATATGGTTAATTTGATTTGACTATTTTAAGTATAAAGATTTGGGTGATATTGACTATAGTCTATTAAAATTATTGTAGTTTGTAGTCTAATGTTTGAATGTGATGCAAATCATGGTATTGCAggtttgtgcatattttatgCTATGAAAGAGAAGCTTGCAATTGGAGGAGTGTGATAATAGAGCAAACGGGAGAATATTGTGAAAGTTTTGAAGGTGTCCGTTACATTCCCTGATGATGTAAGGGTATTGGGAGATAGAGGAATAGAAGCTTCCAATCCTAAATCAAGGAAAATTCCACCCCTACCTTTTCACTATAGTAGAAGAAATAAGAGAGGGTAAAATGGTAAATAATGCTTTGGGAAATATGGTTGTAACTAACTTGCGACATGGCTTGGGTAGTGAGGGAAGCATGAGAGCCGAGGCGTGAGGGTATTTGGTAACAGGTTGGAGAGAGAGAATACAGATTTTGGGAGTAAGGAGTGAGAATTAGACTAGGAGAGAGGCTGACTCTCTAATATCAGCCCCTATCTTTCATTTCTACTGTTTCATTACTTCATACTGTAATTCTGCATTTTCTAAATTCAATATGAGTACAGGAGTGAGATTTCCTTGATCCACTCCCTTGATTTTGTGAGCTGTGTGTGGGTATTTTGTGCTTGTACAGATACCAGTTTTTACAGTGTCCTCTGAACTTCAATGGATACCAGATGCTGAGATTACAAttatttccaatttttatgTACTGTCTTCATGACAGGAGTCTAAAGACTTTGTATCAAGTCACAGCTCTTTCAAAAACTATATGTTGCCATGTTTAAACAAGTTATAATTTCAATAGAGTAGTTAAATAAAcgaatttatataatttcatTTAAAATGATACATGAATATATACACTTTCAATTTCATCATCGTGTTATTTTACatgtaatatattttaaatttttaatgttataTATGTTATTACTTCCTTAATATGGTTTGGAATTTTCGCTAGTTACACTATGCAGTAACTATTATTACAGTGATATTATTAAGAAATACAAGATCTAGGTGTAAATTGGCACAAAGTATAACGATTTAGATCTTCAACATTTACCAAACTATACACCAACTTGCTATCTTCAAAGCGTGGCAAGCACAAGCCATGTTACATAACAAACTATggcatttttctttatcaaattgCCTTCTTCAAACCAAAATTAAGGCAATCAAATCACAAAAAATCACTGTACTATAAAGAGAAAATAATGATGAATATGCGTCATTAGTTCATTACATTACATGGCTTGGTGGTCACACTAATCATTATTCTTCAATACCAAGATCACCCCATCTTACATTGTGCTTTGCAGCAAGGTAATGTGCTCCAACAGGTCCTCTACTACCATAAGGATATAGCTCTGGAGCAATCTTCTTGCTCTCAATCTCTTTGAGCAATGGGGTGAAGAGTGACCAAGCTGCATCAAGCTCATCACTTCTAATGAACAACCTTCTTTCCCCTTCTATTGCATCCAAGAGTAATCTCTCATATGCATCTGGTATTTCCCTTGGATACCTGCACAAAGTCGTTAACGTTAAACTTATAgggatctaattgaaaatttttgtacACAGGAACTTGTTTACAAACTTTTGAACTATCAAGACTTAATTGGTTGAGTGAAAATATGTTATGCTTCCAGAAACTAACTATAACTTAATATTGTAAAAATCATCTCTAAGAAGTTTAAATCAGCAACATTACCAAATAAAGTCAATTCAGTTAACTCTAGGCAGTACATATCTTGAAAAGGTCTCATACCTTGCTCGATAAAGCAAATTTAAGTCGCTTCGATCTAGTCGCATTCCCAGACCAGGAACCTTGTTATTGATTTTCAAGTATATAGCTTCATCAGGTTGAACTCGAAGCACAAGCTCATTCGTAGTCTTGTCCAGATCAGTTCCAAAGTTCCTCTTGTACAAGTTACCTGGTACATGCCTGAATTGGACTCTGATTTCTGCACTGGAtacaaattcatgatttttgtaACTACTACCCAAGAAAACATGAGAAATTCAAAGGCGCAGCCGGAGCTACAGGAAGGGAAATATTTAATACCGTTTAGTATGGAGAGCCTTGCCAGCTTTCATGAGAAAAGGAACTCCATCCCATCTTGCATTGTCGATGAAAAGTGCGGCTGCTGCAAATGTTGGAGTTAGACTACCCTTTGGAACAGTAGGATCATCTGTGTAACCAGGATATGATTTCCCACCCTTGTTGTGGCCCTTATATTGACCAACAACAACATCTTCTAACTGAATTGGTCTCATTGATCTAAGAACCTTCACCTGAGTTTGAGACAACAATCTTAAGTGTAATCATTGAACAGAATTGATCAATTAATAAAGCATCATCAGCAAGTTCAAAGGTTATCAAACTCTAGAGTTTTAGTGATCTTGAATCATAAAACTTAGCTCATAAACTCAATTTTGAGGCTTAAACTTATAAGACTTACCTTTTCATTTCTGATGTCCTCAGCATCCAAGCTCACAGGAGTTTCCATTGCAAACAAGGCTAGTATTTGCAGAAGGTGATTTTGCATTATATCGCGAATGATTCCATAGTTATCAAAATAACTGGAGAAAAAAAACTAAGACAATGAAGTATGGTTTTGTTTGTAAAACACAATGAAGAAATAGGTTTTGTATGAGACTATGACTCACCCTCCTCTTCCTTCTGTTCCAAAATCCTCTGAAAATATTAGCTGCACATTTCGAATGTAGTTCCGGCACCATAGAGGTTCGAAAACAAGATTTGAAAAACGAAGCACTGATAGATTCTCCACAAGCTCCTTCCCCAAGTAATGGTCAATCCTAAATGATTTCAATTCTTACCAACTTTCATTTTTAGCTTGTAAAGgttagaaagaaaaatgaaaagaaccATATGCACCTGAATATTTGTTCTTCAGCTAGGTACTGCTTGAGACATCTTGTTAGCTCACTTGATGATTCCGAGTCGCGGCCAAATGGCTTTTCGACAATAACCCTTGTCCAGCCATTTCTTGAAGAAGCTTTGAGGCTAGCACATTTCACCACATCCACAAATATATTTGGAGGTATTGACAAATAAAATAGCCTGTTTGAATCTTTTCCACCCTGCAGTATAAAGAATTAGTCTCAAGAATAATTACTAAGCAGGAGCTTACCATCTCAGTCTAATGTTAGTTAGTATGAAGTCATTGATAGAGTTATTAGTAATCATGAAATCCCTTAAATTGTATGACACCACCTAGCAGAAGAGATTCATATTTAGGAGGTATTTAGGGGATAAGAACATTtatgttaaaagttttaagCAAATAGCATAAAAGACAAATCATTGCTATGTTAATGTTACCTCTTTCTCTTTCAGCTTGGAATCCAAGTCTGAAAAGTCATCCTCAGAGTTATACAGACCAGAGTGGTAAAAACATCTTTTCAAGAATTGATCCATTTTATCTTCACAATTTTCCCTGCAAAGTTCAGAACCATCAATATTTACAACATGAAGAAGAACTATGGGGAAAAGTGAAAAAGGGTGAACTTGTACATGATGCTACCAAAATTAGCATTTACCTCTTGTCAATTCTACATGTTAGAGTTTTGCTAATCATGTCCCTTAGTTCTTCATCGGTCATTTTGGTCCGAGCATAACCATACACAATGAAGTTCTGCAATAAAAAACCAAAGCCTCAGAGGCAATGATCATGTCAGTTATTTAAAGTTAAGCTTTTCTTGAAACTTGAAGTAAAACTACAATGAGAAGTAGGACCTCAGGTAGCCAATCTTCATAGTAAAGAGCAAAGAGTGCCGGAAAAATCTTCTTCTTGGCAAGGTCTCCAGAAGCTCCAACAACAGTTATGCTAAGGTTGGATCCTATGCATTCTGAATTTGACAAGGGATATGATGCTTCAGTTGGTTGAGGCTTGCTATCTTCTTTGGCCAATGAACTTCCAACTACACCTGAAAATGTATGTGGATATATGATATATGATTTCAATTTAACTACACCTTTTTCAAGCTGTGAAATTTCTGCTAAAAGAATCTAATTTAACTacacctttttcaaaattaaagttCAGAACAAGGATATAAACAGGACCCTAAAACTTCTTTTGCAACAACTTTTGTCCAAATTCATATACTGATAAAAAACTATGACAATTTGGCATTAAAGAAAACAAGGGCCATCATAACATAGAAGATCAGCATTCAACAACTATGAGCAAAAGTTTAAATCTTGTGTGGAGCATTAAGAATATGAGAAAGATAAGCTCAACCCAAAAATCAGCAAACTTCCGGCTTCATCATAACAAGAACATCAATGAAATCAAGTGGATCACGTAAAGAAACATACCATCATGGGAAGAAACGCTATTCAGTGGATGCCCATTTGAGCATTTCAGCTGAAAAGTGTTCCTAGAATTGTTTCTTGGTTGAATGCAAGAATTCCataaagaataagaagaatcTATGCCTCCAATTACTGCATTGAATTTACTTACAAAAAGTTGCTGTTGTTCCCTCCTTAACACACAAGATGATGTGAAAATGGTTGGAGAAGGAACAATAATATTGGCCATGAAATCTTTTCACAATACTAATGCAATGAGAAAGTTCAATCTCAGAAACTACACCTAACAAGTTTGTTGAGTTCAGTGGTTTCAGTTTATATAGTTACTcgttaaagaaataaaatggaTAATATCTTTCATCTTTTTTAGTTGACATCATGCCAAATTTGCCCTTTGAGTTCATGGAACGACCAAACAAAATATAAGGTAGATGGAGGGTTACTTTGTAAAACGCATCATACAATATCCTCAACGTGAGGCCTAAGTTTTTCTTTGCAATCAATTATATTTGTAATCGTTTTTGTTTAAAGTATATAAATCTTTCTATTAGTCAACTGAAAGATCTATGtgctttatttttcaaaactcattttttcttttaaaatctaatataattttataatatattaataaatatctttatttgtttttattctctATTCTATTTATGTTTGttaaaagtattttaaatattaataataactttaCCAAACACTTATGTGaaattgtatttattaaaaaatatttttattcaccaAACTTATTtcgtataattttttttaaaaaaataattttgataaattgctttttgaaaaatcaaaattttatggtgaaaattcaggtgcagtcgactcacatgaagttgatagttaacagctattaaataaaaatttagtcaaatcaattaaattatctaacagCCATCAGTTATCAACTTTACATCAAGTTGTCTGgatcataaaattttattaatttagacACCCAGTAAAAAATGAAAAGGGCAGCGAACGTGCGAATCCGCACCGTTGTTtcagaaaagagaaaaatatacaTTATACACATCACATTAcattaatgaaaaagaaaaagaacttcgTTCTGCTTTCTAATGTTCCCAATTCATTCTCCGCTCAATGAAGCACTAGCATTTTGAATCCCCGATCACAAGGTACGTTCCTTTTGAATCCCTAGCAATCATTCCTTCCAAATCTACATTACAACACTCTCATGTATTATTAAtctcttaattaattttttttttttttacgcaGTGAGTGCTCTTAATTTGGGTCAAAGAGTGTGGCATCGTCAACGATGGCCTCTTCTGGCTTCCAGCTCCTCAAACGAACCCTTGGAAACCGCTCCACCGCCGCCAGATTCTTCTCCTCCGTTTCTTCCACTCCGATCCGTGCCACTCTCTTCCCCGGCGACGGTATTGGCCCCGAAATCGCTGAATCTGTCAAACAGGTTTGAGGTTTCAACTCTCTTTTCCCCTACGGTGTCGtatatttgtttctttcttttttttattcttttttttaatggatGGTTGATTTTGAGTGAAGGTCCTTTGTTTTACTACTGTAATTTATAAAGTAACATTTTCAGCTAAAGATGTGTGTTTTCGAAGgcatgattttattaaattacgATGACATACTTGATACACAAGTAAATAATTACGAATAGCTTGAAATTtgaagattatatatatatatatatatattaacaacCTGTGCTTCAATTTGTTTTGTTCCCGGTCCTATTTCCCTCAATTAGTATTGTTTCGAAGGGGGTTGTAAGTTGTAACATCAAGATAGAATGTTTGTAGGTCTGTGGAAATGCATGATGGGAGAACTTAGATACAAGTGTGGGTACACTTATTTGATTTATGCAGTTGCCAATGATGAATTTTTCACTTGcttgatatttgattttttattttctccaggTTCGGTATCTTGCTGTATATGGTTCTTTTTATGTCTACTTGCTAGTATATTCTTAGGGAATTGCGTAGATTCTTTGAATTAGTTGTAACTCTGAATTCTTACCATTGCAATGATTAGATATTCAAAGCAGCTGATGTGCCCATAGAGTGGGAAGAGCACTATGTAGGGACTGAAATTGACCCCAGAACACAGAGCTTTCTGACATGGGAAAGTTTGGAATCAGTTCGGCAAAATCGGGTTGGCTTGAAAGGGCCAATGGCCACCCCCATTGGAAAAGGCCATCGTTCGTTGAACCTTACCCTAAGAAAAGAACTTAATTTGTATGCGAATGTTCGTCCCTGCTATAGCCTTCCTGGCTACAAAACTCGGTATGATAATGTAAATCTCATCACGATCCGCGAAAACACAGAAGGAGAGTACAGTGGTCTTGAACATCAGGTAAGCTTTACAACAGTTGATGTTAAATACTATCAACCATGTTCTGATTAATATATCTTTCAGTATTATTGTGTAACAGGTTGTGAGAGGTGTAGTAGAAAGTCTCAAAATCATTACACGCCAAGCAAGTTTAAGGGTCGCTGAGTATGCTTTTCACTATGCCAAAGAACATGGAAGAGAGAGGGTATCTGCTATTCACAAGGCCAACATTATGCAGAAGACTGATGGTCTTTTCCTCAAGGTCTATCGTTATGTTCAAATTACCTATAGatatctatcttattttatttgtgaatCCTAATAGTaaccttttattttgaaatttcttTTAGTGCTGTCGCGAGGTTGCGGAGAAGTATCCTGATATAAAGTATGAGGAAGTTGTCATTGACAATTGCTGCATGATGGTATATTTGTGAACTTGGATTTAGGTGCAACTGTATTTGGAAACTCATTTTGAGTATTGAAAATGGAATTACTCTCgttcatttttataatttacagCTTGTGAAGAATCCTGCTCTTTTTGATGTGCTAGTGATGCCAAACCTTTATGGTGACATTATTAGTGACCTTTGTGCTGGCTTGGTTGGGGGTTTGGGCTTGACACCAAGGTAATTTTTTGCACTTTGGTCAACAAAAGCTAGAAGTTACAATCTTATCATCTGATATCATTTCATACACGTTTCAGCTGCAACATTGGTGAGGGAGGTATTGCACTAGCTGAGGCTGTACATGGTTCAGCACCTGATATTGCTGGAAAGGTAAGCTGCAAAGTTCTTTTTCAACCTTATATTATCTGTTGTGGATCTGTTCACCTTATCATCAACTTATTACAGAATATGGGATTTGAGTGCTTGTTTCATGAAAGTGCTCAATATCAGTTTGCCCTCTGTGATTTCATAAAACTAATTtgatcttctctttcttcttaaaaaaaattgtgaatagtaattgttgtcaatttacttctGTGGTAGTGGTCATAAATATGTTCTAACCTAGGAAACTTTGTGCTTGTGTAGAATTTGGCAAATCCAACTGCTTTACTGCTGAGTGGTGTTTCAATGTTGCGCCATTTGAATCTCCATGACAAAGCTGACCGAATTCAAAACGCCATCCTCAACACAATTGCAGAAGGGAAGTATCGAACTGCCGATCTTGGAGGCAAAGCAAAGACAACCGAGTTCACCAAGGCAATTATTGATCATCTCTAAATTATGCTCTTGAGTAGGCAAGGAATTGCTGCTAATTTTGTTTTCTGCTAAtttcctatttattttttcCCGGCTTTTTTTTCGAGGATTAGAATTACCTCATCATAATGGAAAAACTCATTTAAGGGTGTGACCTTATAACCACAAGGCATGGGCAAGCCTTTAATATTGGCTGCTTATGCAGTGTTTTGGACTTGAGAGGGTTGGAGTCTCTTACACTTCTAAAACGTACTTTGTCGGATAACCCTTCTTAGTCCATTTTAGTATTCTTTGTCAATAATATAGTTAAATAAATGAAGTGCCATTAGtttgtttttatatttgttttgtcGTTTTCTCCCTATAATTGCTCCCATTATTTTAATCGGTATTTGCACAACCACCAATATAATGGTGAGAAAGACTGAAATACTAAGGCTTCGTTTATTTGAAGTGAAGTAGTTGGGAAATAGAGGAAGAAAAAGTTGCAAATTTTGATGTGTAATTAAGAAAGGAAAAATTTCTCTGTTTCTCTCCGATCAAACAAAGCCCAAGTGTCTAAGtcaatatcttttagttttttgcAATATTTCTTACTATCTTTGttcttgtaaaaataaaaaaagaatctaAATACCCTAAAACTCCCACTTGGATCAAGGTAAGTTCTGGTCTCAATGTCGGAAAGTTCACGAGGAAATTTGACTATAAATGATGGATTTATGTTGCTGAAAATTTCgatatttttaatgttaaaaaagaTTGTAGTTGTAGTAATAACTTGTAATTTTTGTGACATTAATAAGGTAAACAAAGATACACACTATTTTTCTATTGTGTTTCATGGATTACCAATTTGTCACGGAAAGATAAACGAACTTTCTACCATTCAACATTGCTAAAACATGATTCTGATAAAAGTTCATATTAATACTCAAGTATGAATATACATGTTAGAAGG encodes the following:
- the LOC107464028 gene encoding pentatricopeptide repeat-containing protein At4g26680, mitochondrial produces the protein MATPIGKGNCSLNLFLRNWRNLCFHFHRFSTSSIESSSPLPFKSITSTIRTKPSKRIPNNSSFFIPIPHQTIPQAKGQDLDFINVSHSHIIHSQWENLQPFSHSLTPFRVKHILLKLKNDAVLSLKFSNWVQNQNPSCHSLETHAILLHTLAKNRNFRAIQTLLKRIIADSGALDLDLPSKLFESLLCSYRLCDSTPLVFDALFKTFAHLNKIRNATNTFCRMKEYGFFPTVESCNAFMSSLIHLQRPEVALLFYCEMRRSCVSINVYTVNMVICAYCKLGELQKGFEVLEKMRDMGLSPNVVSFNALISGYCNKGMVSLALKVKSLMEHNGVQPNVVTFNTIINGFCKERKLHEANKVFNEMKGCNVAANIVTYNTLINGYSSVGNSEMGTRLYEEMRRDGIKADILTYNALILGLCKEGKTKKAAYLVKELDKENLVPNASTFSALITGQCARKNSERAFLIYRSMIRSGCNPNEHTFKMLMSAFLHNEDFDGAVQVLRDMLGRSMAPDSLVLSELCGGLCRCGRNQLASTLCSEMENKHLLPEGFDKGQITIDHPENETKN
- the LOC107463935 gene encoding 3-isopropylmalate dehydrogenase, chloroplastic isoform X3, with the protein product MASSGFQLLKRTLGNRSTAARFFSSVSSTPIRATLFPGDGIGPEIAESVKQIFKAADVPIEWEEHYVGTEIDPRTQSFLTWESLESVRQNRVGLKGPMATPIGKGHRSLNLTLRKELNLYANVRPCYSLPGYKTRYDNVNLITIRENTEGEYSGLEHQVVRGVVESLKIITRQASLRVAEYAFHYAKEHGRERVSAIHKANIMQKTDGLFLKCCREVAEKYPDIKYEEVVIDNCCMMLVKNPALFDVLVMPNLYGDIISDLCAGLVGGLGLTPSCNIGEGGIALAEAVHGSAPDIAGKNSANPTTLLLSGVSILRHLNLHDKPDQIQNASSTQLQKGSTELLILEFSLAFFQGVGLPQQSA
- the LOC107463935 gene encoding isocitrate dehydrogenase [NAD] catalytic subunit 5, mitochondrial isoform X4, which produces MASSGFQLLKRTLGNRSTAARFFSSVSSTPIRATLFPGDGIGPEIAESVKQIFKAADVPIEWEEHYVGTEIDPRTQSFLTWESLESVRQNRVGLKGPMATPIGKGHRSLNLTLRKELNLYANVRPCYSLPGYKTRYDNVNLITIRENTEGEYSGLEHQVVRGVVESLKIITRQASLRVAEYAFHYAKEHGRERVSAIHKANIMQKTDGLFLKCCREVAEKYPDIKYEEVVIDNCCMMLVKNPALFDVLVMPNLYGDIISDLCAGLVGGLGLTPSCNIGEGGIALAESIHGSAPDIAGKNLANPTALPMIGVSMLRHLNIHDKADHIQNAILNTIAEGRYPTADLGGKAKTTEFTNAIIDHL
- the LOC107463935 gene encoding isocitrate dehydrogenase [NAD] catalytic subunit 5, mitochondrial isoform X2, whose product is MASSGFQLLKRTLGNRSTAARFFSSVSSTPIRATLFPGDGIGPEIAESVKQIFKAADVPIEWEEHYVGTEIDPRTQSFLTWESLESVRQNRVGLKGPMATPIGKGHRSLNLTLRKELNLYANVRPCYSLPGYKTRYDNVNLITIRENTEGEYSGLEHQVVRGVVESLKIITRQASLRVAEYAFHYAKEHGRERVSAIHKANIMQKTDGLFLKCCREVAEKYPDIKYEEVVIDNCCMMLVKNPALFDVLVMPNLYGDIISDLCAGLVGGLGLTPSCNIGEGGIALAEAVHGSAPDIAGKNLANPTALLLSGVSMLRHLNLHDKADRIQNAILNTIAEGKYRTADLGGKAKTTEFTKAIIDHL
- the LOC107463935 gene encoding 3-isopropylmalate dehydrogenase, chloroplastic isoform X1; amino-acid sequence: MASSGFQLLKRTLGNRSTAARFFSSVSSTPIRATLFPGDGIGPEIAESVKQIFKAADVPIEWEEHYVGTEIDPRTQSFLTWESLESVRQNRVGLKGPMATPIGKGHRSLNLTLRKELNLYANVRPCYSLPGYKTRYDNVNLITIRENTEGEYSGLEHQVVRGVVESLKIITRQASLRVAEYAFHYAKEHGRERVSAIHKANIMQKTDGLFLKCCREVAEKYPDIKYEEVVIDNCCMMLVKNPALFDVLVMPNLYGDIISDLCAGLVGGLGLTPSCNIGEGGIALAEAVHGSAPDIAGKNSANPTTLLLSGVSILRHLNLHDKPDQIQNASSTQLQKGSTELLILEVKQRQPSSPMQLFIISKYVLE
- the LOC107464027 gene encoding glucose-6-phosphate 1-dehydrogenase, chloroplastic, which gives rise to MANIIVPSPTIFTSSCVLRREQQQLFVSKFNAVIGGIDSSYSLWNSCIQPRNNSRNTFQLKCSNGHPLNSVSSHDGVVGSSLAKEDSKPQPTEASYPLSNSECIGSNLSITVVGASGDLAKKKIFPALFALYYEDWLPENFIVYGYARTKMTDEELRDMISKTLTCRIDKRENCEDKMDQFLKRCFYHSGLYNSEDDFSDLDSKLKEKEGGKDSNRLFYLSIPPNIFVDVVKCASLKASSRNGWTRVIVEKPFGRDSESSSELTRCLKQYLAEEQIFRIDHYLGKELVENLSVLRFSNLVFEPLWCRNYIRNVQLIFSEDFGTEGRGGYFDNYGIIRDIMQNHLLQILALFAMETPVSLDAEDIRNEKVKVLRSMRPIQLEDVVVGQYKGHNKGGKSYPGYTDDPTVPKGSLTPTFAAAALFIDNARWDGVPFLMKAGKALHTKRAEIRVQFRHVPGNLYKRNFGTDLDKTTNELVLRVQPDEAIYLKINNKVPGLGMRLDRSDLNLLYRARYPREIPDAYERLLLDAIEGERRLFIRSDELDAAWSLFTPLLKEIESKKIAPELYPYGSRGPVGAHYLAAKHNVRWGDLGIEE